A single uncultured Methanolobus sp. DNA region contains:
- a CDS encoding DUF5788 family protein: protein MSVKNDTLSEWERKQLLAALHARLFWVGEEIPYSVEINGKKCKLHERVWQLINKDDLADEDRKHIDEYLVYLREKEQEDETKLKTGKLTKEEAKALFNETGGILRAIMDLREIEDGTFREKEKEFHDIFSKERVSEARRWLHFLQDTGEL from the coding sequence ATGTCAGTAAAGAATGATACTTTATCAGAATGGGAGCGGAAGCAGCTACTTGCAGCTTTACATGCCAGGCTTTTCTGGGTAGGTGAAGAGATCCCGTATTCAGTTGAAATAAATGGTAAAAAATGCAAGTTGCATGAACGTGTATGGCAATTGATAAACAAAGATGATCTTGCCGATGAAGACAGAAAGCATATTGATGAGTATCTAGTTTATCTCCGGGAAAAAGAACAGGAAGATGAAACAAAGCTCAAAACTGGGAAATTAACAAAAGAAGAGGCTAAAGCTCTTTTCAATGAAACCGGAGGCATTTTGAGAGCTATTATGGACCTGAGGGAAATAGAGGATGGAACCTTCAGGGAAAAAGAAAAAGAGTTCCATGATATCTTTTCTAAGGAACGCGTATCGGAAGCGCGCAGATGGCTCCACTTCCTGCAGGATACCGGCGAATTGTAA
- a CDS encoding PrsW family intramembrane metalloprotease — MSITIPDELPKETINEQQAHYERIQDDKKHSWLKVFTGGLVLYIFGVFALAATRNTNIFPTVVMLGNFLVPITYVAFFYQRRHLSKLDLPTTAWAFFYGGLLGVLAAATLEPIFLSHRSLFYSFEVGLIEEFAKIIGVLIIAKRCFHDSEMDGLILGAASGMGFAALESTGYAFTAFLNSGGSLSQTVLITLVRGVIAPIGHGTWTAILVSTMFRESGPRKFHINHKVIGAYITVATLHGLWNGLSDVLSLFPTTLFNVFTGQVSVAIVGCYLLWRHYKEAKRLQIERLMQGTQHSGCWK; from the coding sequence ATGAGCATTACAATTCCTGATGAGCTGCCAAAAGAAACCATCAATGAGCAGCAAGCACACTACGAAAGAATACAGGACGACAAAAAACATTCGTGGCTTAAGGTCTTCACCGGAGGGTTAGTACTCTACATCTTCGGAGTATTTGCACTCGCTGCAACCCGCAATACCAACATATTTCCTACAGTCGTCATGCTTGGGAATTTCCTTGTACCTATCACCTATGTTGCTTTCTTCTACCAGAGAAGGCATCTGAGCAAACTTGACCTGCCAACGACCGCCTGGGCGTTTTTTTACGGCGGACTTCTTGGGGTACTGGCAGCAGCCACACTTGAACCAATATTCCTGTCACACCGCTCGTTATTCTACTCTTTTGAAGTAGGACTTATAGAAGAATTTGCCAAAATAATCGGAGTACTGATAATTGCCAAACGCTGCTTCCATGATTCTGAAATGGACGGACTTATCCTCGGAGCAGCTTCAGGAATGGGGTTTGCGGCTCTGGAAAGTACAGGATACGCATTCACAGCTTTCCTCAATAGTGGAGGGAGTCTGTCACAAACAGTGCTCATAACTCTTGTAAGGGGAGTTATCGCACCAATAGGACACGGCACATGGACTGCAATACTTGTCAGTACAATGTTCCGGGAAAGCGGGCCACGGAAATTCCATATTAACCATAAGGTCATTGGCGCATACATTACGGTGGCAACCCTGCATGGACTCTGGAACGGACTATCCGATGTCCTGTCACTGTTCCCGACAACACTATTCAATGTGTTCACCGGGCAGGTATCCGTGGCAATCGTTGGATGTTATCTTTTGTGGAGACACTACAAGGAAGCAAAGAGACTACAGATAGAGCGTCTTATGCAGGGAACCCAGCATTCAGGATGCTGGAAATGA
- a CDS encoding HAD family hydrolase, whose product MSENPQVKGMIFDCYRTLIDISTDESSFYTYDTVSKWLKYHGVVIDAFQLKDEYKSRASSMAESTGEAHPEIKVEDVFASICRDFAIWDVDSEKLGAESSILFRSASLRKLEAYPQSIRLLEKYRDLPKCIVSNGQRVFSEPELRFLGFHQYFDHIIFSSDLGYKKPDKRIFEKALKLLGLKAGEVISIGDTPENDMFPPQELGMQAMHIHDAWKEVWGEEGSTPEEDEYEDD is encoded by the coding sequence ATGTCTGAAAACCCTCAGGTAAAGGGAATGATATTTGACTGCTATCGCACACTGATCGATATCAGCACCGATGAAAGCAGTTTCTATACTTACGATACGGTGAGCAAGTGGCTGAAGTATCATGGTGTGGTCATCGATGCTTTCCAGTTGAAGGATGAATACAAGAGCAGGGCATCGTCCATGGCGGAAAGTACAGGTGAAGCTCATCCTGAGATAAAAGTGGAGGATGTCTTTGCGTCCATATGCAGGGATTTTGCCATATGGGATGTTGATTCGGAAAAACTCGGAGCTGAAAGCTCTATCCTTTTCAGATCAGCTTCGTTACGTAAGTTAGAGGCATATCCGCAAAGTATCAGGCTGCTGGAAAAATACAGGGATCTTCCAAAATGCATAGTTTCCAACGGACAGCGTGTATTTTCTGAGCCGGAACTGCGTTTTCTGGGTTTCCATCAGTATTTTGACCATATAATATTCTCATCGGATCTTGGTTATAAGAAACCTGACAAACGTATCTTTGAGAAAGCTCTCAAGCTTCTTGGGCTGAAAGCAGGTGAGGTGATATCCATCGGTGATACTCCTGAGAATGACATGTTTCCTCCGCAGGAGCTTGGAATGCAGGCCATGCATATACACGATGCATGGAAAGAAGTATGGGGCGAGGAAGGTTCCACGCCAGAAGAGGATGAATATGAGGACGACTGA
- a CDS encoding phosphotransferase, translated as MKKYVNTLYPGDSFRDWLVWILGDRIHNKNCAVDVFRYSPSSHTVCRYKFRDEHYSVIAKFFGEPCGKMKRYNAYEAMTNEFNNLKRVEQFINVARPITISSDMNHVLVTEYISGKSLFTYMESERHLYDRLTSVAYMLRRLHDNTDGYYNKEREFANFHHVLDQLRLDHSTRQYFNELLGKWWHSSLIDRYSGCMVHRDATPCNYIFRNGVPYALDFESSWENGNAVRDLGIMCSELKNYFELNKGSGNNAEPYIGHFLWHYSRSEEDFRYVTRTLPFFMSLGLLRSARLHRHYPHYNYLLKEAIECLKTLR; from the coding sequence TTGAAAAAATACGTAAATACTCTTTATCCCGGAGACAGTTTCAGGGACTGGCTTGTCTGGATACTTGGTGACAGGATACACAATAAGAACTGTGCCGTTGATGTGTTCAGGTACTCTCCGTCTTCTCATACTGTCTGCCGTTATAAGTTCCGTGACGAGCATTACAGTGTGATAGCGAAATTCTTCGGTGAACCCTGTGGTAAGATGAAAAGGTATAACGCTTACGAGGCAATGACAAACGAATTCAATAACCTCAAACGAGTGGAACAATTCATCAATGTTGCAAGACCCATAACCATAAGCAGTGATATGAATCATGTACTTGTGACCGAATACATATCAGGCAAGTCTCTTTTCACCTACATGGAAAGTGAACGGCATCTTTATGACCGCCTGACGTCAGTTGCCTATATGCTGCGCAGGCTCCATGACAATACTGATGGGTATTACAATAAGGAACGTGAATTTGCTAATTTCCATCATGTGCTTGACCAGCTCCGTCTGGACCATTCAACAAGGCAGTATTTCAATGAACTGCTGGGAAAATGGTGGCACAGCTCACTCATTGATCGGTATTCAGGATGCATGGTACACAGGGATGCAACGCCGTGCAATTACATATTCCGAAACGGTGTGCCATATGCCCTGGATTTTGAAAGTTCCTGGGAGAATGGTAATGCTGTGAGGGATCTTGGAATAATGTGCTCGGAACTTAAGAACTATTTTGAACTGAACAAAGGGTCGGGAAACAATGCAGAGCCGTATATCGGACATTTCCTCTGGCATTACAGCAGAAGTGAAGAGGATTTCCGTTATGTCACCAGAACGCTTCCTTTCTTCATGAGCCTGGGGCTGCTGAGGTCTGCAAGGCTGCACCGCCATTATCCTCACTATAACTATCTTTTAAAGGAGGCCATTGAATGTCTGAAAACCCTCAGGTAA